The following are encoded together in the Zingiber officinale cultivar Zhangliang chromosome 8A, Zo_v1.1, whole genome shotgun sequence genome:
- the LOC122008551 gene encoding ferric reduction oxidase 8, mitochondrial-like yields the protein MAMKYRCTLVVLKSSMAMLLAALACIWTVRLTRSWKRSWHEAEDRASTTVFSDSGLTVVVYCFPVLAVASLAYVYLHLTSKTDQESRKRRSVLMANLTNPITVMKCSIGIVSTAELLIATLFIIFLAWTYYSNVSSSFKMMTPYKSLKLNKWQLKMMYVGVRIGSLSEACLVLLFLPILRGMAVFRVFGVQFEASVRYHVWIGNLIILLSLLHGIIVMFIWGVKKSLLKEIVKWQSVGRVNIAGAMALTTGLIIWITSLPQIRRKQFQLFYLTHHLYIVFILFFLIHAGDKHFYLVFAGVLLFAVDKLLRIVQSRGTTSPISASILPNRALKLTLLKHPCMGYTPTSIIFVKVPIVSRFQWHPFSITSSSNMDNSELSILIKSHGQWTTGLFNLLNSVIDTGSSDHLKDIQIAVEGPYGPATFEYRRYKSLVLIAGGSGISPFLSILQDIASRNGDMNKNPIKVQLIYVVKKVEDLSMLAVISPLLLENLKMKLFVTQENSPPVTAEKILQDLSLQIKTIASNKASSKGALSMPEGLLWKALITAVSFAVFLASLIILSYVFLHQESKSSSKKKKDPSWIGDLFALCSLTIAASCCAMATMISRWKRTVSEGQQVPHRQSVCHENTSAKVQGTERHEIEFGIRPNLVEMLDEIEFGTEEEEVGIFVCGPASMNESVASFCIANRQCRKKDQRKQKCNFNVHFINFSL from the exons ATGGCAATGAAGTATAGGTGCACTCTTGTAGTCCTGAAGTCGTCGATGGCCATGCTACTTGCAGCATTGGCATGCATCTGGACAGTGAGGCTCACGCGGTCATGGAAGCGATCTTGGCATGAGGCCGAAGACAGGGCTAGCACCACCGTGTTCAGCGATTCCG GTCTTACTGTGGTGGTGTATTGTTTCCCAGTTCTAGCAGTGGCCAGTTTGGCCTATGTCTACTTGCACCTCACTTCGAAAACTGATCAGGAAAGTAG GAAGAGACGGTCGGTACTGATGGCCAATTTGACAAACCCAATCACGGTGATGAAATGTTCGATCGGGATAGTTTCGACTGCAGAACTCCTGATTGCAACCCTGTTCATCATATTTCTGGCATGGACGTACTACTCCAATGTTTCCAGTTCTTTTAAGATGATGACACCCTACAAGTCCCTCAAACTCAATAA ATGGCAGCTAAAGATGATGTATGTGGGTGTTCGAATCGGTTCGTTGAGCGAAGCATGTTTGGTGCTCTTGTTCTTGCCAATTCTGAGAGGGATGGCAGTGTTCAGGGTGTTTGGAGTTCAGTTTGAAGCTTCAGTGAGGTATCATGTTTGGATAGGCAATTTGATAATACTCTTGTCACTTCTACATGGCATCATTGTGATGTTCATTTGGGGTGTTAAGAAAAGCTTGTTAAAGGAG ATCGTAAAATGGCAATCGGTAGGGCGTGTTAATATCGCGGGTGCGATGGCCTTGACCACTGGCCTAATCATCTGGATAACATCACTTCCACAGATAAGAAGGAAGCAGTTCCAACTATTTTACTTGACTCACCATCTCTACATAGTCTTCATCCTCTTTTTCTTGATTCACGCCGGAGATAAGCATTTCTATTTGGTGTTCGCCGGCGTTCTTCTCTTCGCGGTAGATAAACTGCTGCGAATAGTACAGTCAAGAGGAACAACATCACCAATTTCTGCGAGCATTTTGCCCAACAGAGCACTGAAACTCACTCTCCTGAAACATCCTT GCATGGGCTACACTCCGACGAGCATCATCTTTGTTAAAGTTCCGATCGTATCGAGGTTTCAGTGGCACCCTTTTAGCATAACTTCAAGCTCCAACATGGACAATTCTGAGCTTTCAATCTTGATCAAGAGCCATGGTCAGTGGACTACTGGCCTCTTCAACTTACTGAATTCAGTGATCGATACAGGCTCCAGCGACCATCTTAAGGACATTCAGATAGCAGTCGAAGGTCCTTACGGTCCTGCGACCTTCGAATACCGAAG GTACAAGAGCTTGGTGTTAATCGCAGGAGGTTCGGGGATATCTCCTTTTCTGAGCATTCTACAAGATATTGCTTCGAGAAATGGCGACATGAACAAGAATCCGATCAAGGTGCAATTGATATATGTCGTGAAGAAGGTCGAAGACCTCAGCATGCTCGCTGTGATCTCCCCCTTGTTGCTCGAAAACCTGAAGATGAAACTGTTTGTGACCCAAGAAAACAGTCCACCAGTCACGGCAGAAAAGATTCTACAAGACTTGTCTCTTCAGATCAAGACAATTGCATCCAACAAAGCTTCCTCTAAAGGTGCTCTCTCAATGCCTGAAGGATTGCTGTGGAAGGCATTGATCACAGCGGTCTCTTTCGCAGTGTTCCTCGCTTCTCTTATCATCTTGAGCTATGTTTTCCTACACCAAGAAAGCAAATCCTCGTCTAAGAAGAAGAAGGATCCGTCGTGGATCGGGGATCTATTCGCTCTCTGTTCTCTTACTATTGCCGCGAGCTGCTGCGCAATGGCTACAATGATCTCAAGATGGAAGAGGACAGTGAGTGAAGGTCAACAGGTACCTCACAGGCAAAGTGTGTGCCATGAAAATACATCTGCCAAAGTGCAAGGCACAGAGAGGCATGAAATAGAGTTTGGCATTAGGCCAAATTTAGTAG agaTGCTTGATGAGATTGAATTTGGcacagaagaggaagaagtaggcATCTTTGTGTGTGGCCCTGCTTCCATGAATGAGTCGGTGGCTTCATTTTGTATAGCAAACAGACAGTGCAGGAAGAAGGATCAGAGAAAACAAAAATGTAACTTCAATGTTCACTTCATCAACTTTTCGCTGTGA